The window TGGATTTTCATAAATATAGTAAGGTCTTAATAACATTATTTGTTTATTTTCTTCTTTATCTAACGATAATTGCATTAAAACATTTGATAGATAGTAGGCACCTTCAACTTTGTATGTTCTACCTGTAATACTCTCTATATAAAAAATCTTATCACCTTTATCATCAACGGTTATTTTATTATCATTATCAGTATCCTCGCTTTCCAATAAGTTTTCCATATTTTCATTAGCATTAACCAAAATTGGCACTCTAATTTCACCTTTAACAATAGATATATTTGTAATTAATAAAATAAATATAAATATAAATATTCTTGCAATTGGCATTTTACACCCCATTATAATTGCTTAAATTTATTATACTTCTGTTTTAATAACATTACAACATGGATTATAATTTAAAAATATTAAAATTCTAAAATTCATTGACAACTTTAACAGTGAAGATTAATATTAAAAAAGTGCAGATATATGAAATGATTTTTATAAGATTAATAAATATATCATTAAAAATGTTCAACAATTTTATTTTTCTACAAACCTATAAAAAGTCTATTAAAGGCTTATTAATTAAAACATTAACTTTGTTTCTTATTTTTATTGTGAATCTTGGGATAACTTCCGCTAAAACCATAGATAATAAAAGTATAAAAAAGATAACCATAGCCTATATTGCCGACATTCATGCACAAATACAGGAACATCAAGAGATGTTTTGGGAGAATAATAAAGAATATTTTACTAATGCAGGTGGATTATCAAGGATTGCCTACGTTGTAAACAAACTAAGAAAAGAGAATTCAGGAAATCTTTTATTTATGGATGCAGGTGATACTTTTCAGGGATCAGGACCAGCTGCACTTAGTAAGGGTGAGGCTATTATAGAGCCAATGAATTCTATAGGGTTAGATCTAGCAGCACTAGGCAATTGGGAGGTTGTCTATGGTAAGGAAAGACTTTTGGAAATAACAGACAAATTAAATTATCCCATTATCGCCTCAAATATTGTAGATAAGTATACAAATAAACTTATTTTTGACCCATATATTATAAAAATAATAGATGGCATAAAAGTTGGCATTTTAGGCTATACTGATCCCGATGTCCCTGAGAGGCAACCACCATCATACAGTAAAGGTCTAATATATAAAGACAAAGAGGTGCTTCAACCACTTATTGATAGAATGAAAAATGATGACAAAGTTGATATCGTTATACTACTCACACACATTGGGCTTCCCAAGGCAGTTAACCTAGCAAGACAGTTACAAAATGTTGATATCTTATTATCTGGTGATACCCACGAAAGGACATATGAACCTATTAACATTGGCAATACCATGGTGGTTGAACCAGGTAGCTTTGGATCTTTCTTAGGTAAAGTTGATCTATATATCTCACAGGGTAAAATTATTGATAAAAGGTGGGAATTAATTGAATTAAAGTCTAATGATTTTCAAAAAGATCCAAACATACAGAGCGTTGTTGAAAAAGCTCTTTTATCGTATAGATCCAAAATGGAAAACGTTATTGGTTATACAAACATCTACCTCTACAGATACAATGTAGTTGAAACAAATATGGATGCAATGTTGTCTGATGCAATACGTGAAATAACAAATACTGATATTGCACTATCTAATGGTTTTAGATTTTCACATCCAATACCTCCAGGTTACATAACTGAAGAAGACCTTTGGAATGTTTATCCTGTTGTAGAAAAATTAAAAGTAGGAAAAATATATGGATGGCAGCTTAGAGAGTTCTGGGAAAAAGAACTTGAAAATGTTTTTTCTCAAGATCCTGATAAACAATTTGGGGGTTGGTTACCTAGACCCTCTGGTATGAAAATTACATTTAATGCATGTGCAGAGTTCGGAAATAGAATTGA is drawn from Deferribacterota bacterium and contains these coding sequences:
- a CDS encoding bifunctional metallophosphatase/5'-nucleotidase, which gives rise to MNLGITSAKTIDNKSIKKITIAYIADIHAQIQEHQEMFWENNKEYFTNAGGLSRIAYVVNKLRKENSGNLLFMDAGDTFQGSGPAALSKGEAIIEPMNSIGLDLAALGNWEVVYGKERLLEITDKLNYPIIASNIVDKYTNKLIFDPYIIKIIDGIKVGILGYTDPDVPERQPPSYSKGLIYKDKEVLQPLIDRMKNDDKVDIVILLTHIGLPKAVNLARQLQNVDILLSGDTHERTYEPINIGNTMVVEPGSFGSFLGKVDLYISQGKIIDKRWELIELKSNDFQKDPNIQSVVEKALLSYRSKMENVIGYTNIYLYRYNVVETNMDAMLSDAIREITNTDIALSNGFRFSHPIPPGYITEEDLWNVYPVVEKLKVGKIYGWQLREFWEKELENVFSQDPDKQFGGWLPRPSGMKITFNACAEFGNRIDSIYVGDKPLVDNKIYTIAACEREGDPEDVICRIPDVKDTTTLNITNHEAVKIYLSNNSPISNIKMGRVVVKDIKTEVRSQYFDIKCK
- a CDS encoding trehalase calcium-binding domain-containing protein, whose protein sequence is MPIARIFIFIFILLITNISIVKGEIRVPILVNANENMENLLESEDTDNDNKITVDDKGDKIFYIESITGRTYKVEGAYYLSNVLMQLSLDKEENKQIMLLRPYYIYENP